Proteins encoded by one window of Oligoflexus sp.:
- a CDS encoding 7TM diverse intracellular signaling domain-containing protein, with translation LIAVNAGVFALSFSASYGFLTQAVTQTTLFTSLILISSGLAAAWRGYRPAIFYTLGWTCLLMGNMALALMFNGLFPFNFFAQWGNLLGGAMEVALMSLALGSRVNDMQARSEQTIKSLNAALTKQIQEVESIVAERTQTIRSIIDHVKSGFFTINSRLEVEAGFTRSCQRLLGDRIQDQASLLDVLGLSGERRSIFQMTVQQVFADSMPEEVSLAQIPRTFRMGESVLILEGGLIRDPDGRPKAILFTVNDITKLRMKQREAHRSAMLIKILRNMDAFRSFIKITRENLQHLAHSEVRSKRKMVAFILHTLKGNCLIFNMKAQADHIHKLEGKGELSVDDIQALERSFQHFLTRHADILGLEWDEEHDEDVVLKHSSLLELRQELMRLGVSFDFVKFYDAWVRSITARSANSLLGPIVDDVQLLARRCGRKVDFELQGAAVKIYSDQEKHLIKNLVHLVRNAVVHGIEQDRGTKPASGKVTLRFKETNQGLEILCMDDGRGMDRRQIVQMLIEKGLAGSGDIETKSISELIEILSSEGFTSTREVDLYSGRGVGVASVYAAVRECQGDIEIKTVQGQGTEFVITLPRGKESEGRNRKVG, from the coding sequence GTCTCATCGCCGTGAATGCCGGCGTCTTCGCGCTCAGCTTCAGCGCGAGCTATGGTTTCCTCACGCAGGCGGTCACGCAAACGACTCTCTTCACCAGCCTGATCCTTATTTCCTCGGGTCTTGCTGCCGCCTGGCGCGGCTATCGACCGGCAATTTTCTATACGCTTGGCTGGACCTGCCTCCTCATGGGCAACATGGCTTTGGCACTCATGTTCAACGGTCTCTTCCCTTTCAATTTCTTTGCGCAGTGGGGCAACCTTCTGGGTGGAGCCATGGAAGTGGCGCTCATGTCGCTTGCCCTTGGCAGTCGCGTCAACGATATGCAGGCTCGCTCGGAGCAGACGATCAAATCATTGAACGCGGCCCTGACCAAACAGATTCAGGAAGTGGAAAGCATAGTCGCCGAGCGCACGCAGACCATCCGTTCGATCATTGATCATGTGAAGAGCGGATTTTTCACGATCAACAGCCGACTGGAGGTCGAGGCCGGCTTTACCCGCTCCTGCCAGCGTCTTCTGGGCGATCGCATTCAGGATCAGGCTTCCCTTCTTGATGTCCTGGGACTCAGCGGGGAACGGCGCAGTATCTTTCAAATGACCGTGCAGCAAGTGTTTGCGGATAGCATGCCCGAGGAAGTCAGCCTCGCTCAAATCCCAAGGACCTTCCGCATGGGCGAGAGCGTCCTGATCCTTGAAGGCGGCCTCATCCGTGATCCCGATGGCAGGCCCAAGGCCATCCTCTTCACCGTCAACGACATCACCAAACTCCGCATGAAGCAACGCGAGGCGCATCGCAGCGCAATGCTCATCAAGATCCTGCGCAACATGGATGCCTTCCGTTCCTTCATCAAGATCACGCGCGAAAATCTGCAGCACCTCGCCCATTCCGAGGTCCGCAGCAAAAGGAAGATGGTGGCCTTCATCCTGCATACGCTCAAGGGCAATTGTCTCATCTTTAACATGAAGGCGCAGGCTGATCACATCCATAAGCTGGAAGGCAAAGGCGAGCTGAGCGTCGACGACATCCAGGCGCTTGAACGGAGTTTCCAGCACTTCCTTACACGCCATGCGGATATTCTGGGCCTGGAGTGGGACGAGGAGCATGATGAGGACGTCGTCCTTAAGCATTCGAGCCTTCTGGAGCTTCGCCAGGAGCTGATGCGACTCGGTGTCTCCTTCGACTTCGTCAAGTTCTATGATGCCTGGGTCCGCAGCATTACCGCTCGCTCCGCGAACAGCCTCCTCGGTCCCATCGTCGATGACGTGCAGCTCCTGGCGAGGCGCTGCGGTCGCAAGGTGGATTTTGAACTGCAGGGAGCCGCGGTCAAGATCTACTCGGATCAGGAAAAGCATCTCATCAAAAACCTCGTTCACCTCGTTCGCAATGCCGTGGTTCATGGCATTGAACAGGACCGTGGCACCAAGCCGGCCTCGGGCAAGGTCACGCTGCGCTTCAAAGAAACGAACCAGGGACTGGAAATCCTCTGCATGGACGATGGTCGCGGCATGGATCGCCGACAGATCGTGCAGATGCTCATTGAAAAAGGCCTGGCAGGATCGGGGGACATCGAAACGAAGAGCATCTCGGAGCTTATCGAGATCCTTTCGTCCGAAGGCTTCACCAGCACGCGTGAGGTGGATCTCTACTCAGGCCGTGGGGTCGGCGTGGCTTCCGTCTACGCCGCTGTTCGGGAGTGCCAGGGGGATATCGAGATCAAAACGGTCCAAGGGCAAGGAACTGAGTTTGTCATTACCTTGCCAAGAGGCAAGGAGTCTGAAGGCAGGAATCGCAAGGTCGGATGA
- a CDS encoding class I SAM-dependent methyltransferase, with protein sequence MSQDKGLQRQKWAVECMAIKPGDQVLEIGCGTGSAVPWVCEKLKSGHLLAIDASSTMIQKAIMKNRKPMESGQVLFRAVALSDLEWNGELFHKALAFNVNVFWLKPGKELERLRELLRPRALAFFFYTPPDLDQLNKIKSRLPEVLGAHGFKVQDSFEAKFDSTRAYGVKAVPMRTKT encoded by the coding sequence ATGAGTCAGGATAAGGGCCTGCAGCGGCAAAAGTGGGCCGTGGAGTGCATGGCGATTAAGCCGGGGGACCAGGTTCTTGAAATTGGCTGCGGCACAGGCTCTGCTGTTCCTTGGGTCTGCGAGAAGTTAAAGAGTGGTCACTTGCTGGCCATCGATGCCTCGTCGACGATGATTCAAAAAGCTATCATGAAAAACAGAAAGCCGATGGAGAGCGGCCAGGTCCTGTTCCGTGCGGTTGCACTGTCTGATCTTGAATGGAATGGAGAGCTGTTCCATAAGGCCTTGGCGTTCAATGTCAATGTCTTCTGGTTGAAACCCGGGAAAGAATTGGAGCGTCTGCGGGAACTGCTGCGTCCCCGAGCCTTGGCTTTTTTCTTTTACACGCCGCCTGATCTCGACCAGCTGAATAAGATTAAAAGTCGCCTCCCGGAAGTACTGGGGGCTCATGGTTTTAAAGTGCAGGACAGCTTTGAAGCGAAATTTGATTCCACCCGAGCTTACGGAGTCAAAGCTGTCCCCATGCGAACGAAGACGTAA